A window of Kiloniellales bacterium contains these coding sequences:
- a CDS encoding cupin domain-containing protein, protein MSSFPERIQALEPFSERFDAFRLRAEGADVLFAVYPAGTTIPPHDHDTENHGVITKGELILIRAGVEERYGPGDWYHLEAGEEHAARFEVETEEIEFWFRT, encoded by the coding sequence ATGTCCAGCTTTCCCGAGAGAATTCAGGCTCTCGAGCCTTTCTCTGAGCGTTTCGACGCGTTCCGCCTGCGGGCCGAGGGAGCGGACGTCCTCTTCGCGGTCTATCCGGCAGGGACGACGATCCCGCCCCACGATCACGACACGGAGAACCACGGGGTCATCACCAAGGGCGAGCTGATCCTGATCCGCGCGGGGGTGGAGGAGCGCTACGGCCCCGGCGATTGGTATCACCTTGAGGCCGGGGAAGAGCACGCCGCCCGCTTCGAGGTCGAGACCGAGGAGATCGAGTTCTGGTTCCGGACGTGA
- a CDS encoding class I SAM-dependent methyltransferase, translated as MSEPAPARPHGPSRPSAWVERFAPLVPAVGAVLDLACGGGRHSRLFLAAGHPVTAVDIAVSALADLAGKEGLEIVEADLEDGGPFPLAGRSFAGVVVTNYLHRPLLPALVDAVAPGGVLIYETFARGNERFGKPRNPDHLLVPGELLAAVQGRLRVLAYEDLVVEEPRPAAVQRICARNEAG; from the coding sequence ATGTCCGAGCCCGCGCCCGCCCGACCTCACGGCCCGAGCCGGCCCTCCGCCTGGGTGGAGCGCTTCGCGCCGCTGGTCCCGGCGGTTGGGGCGGTCCTCGACCTCGCCTGCGGCGGCGGCCGGCACAGCCGGCTCTTCCTGGCGGCCGGCCACCCGGTGACCGCAGTCGACATCGCGGTCTCGGCCCTTGCCGACCTTGCCGGAAAGGAGGGCCTGGAGATCGTCGAAGCCGACCTGGAGGACGGCGGGCCCTTCCCCTTGGCCGGCCGCAGCTTCGCCGGGGTCGTGGTGACCAACTACCTGCATCGGCCGCTCCTGCCGGCGCTGGTCGACGCCGTGGCCCCGGGCGGGGTCCTGATCTACGAGACCTTCGCCCGCGGCAACGAGCGCTTCGGCAAGCCCCGCAACCCCGACCATCTCTTGGTGCCTGGCGAGCTGCTGGCGGCCGTGCAGGGCCGGCTCCGGGTCCTGGCCTACGAGGACCTGGTCGTCGAGGAGCCGCGGCCGGCGGCGGTGCAGCGGATCTGCGCGCGGAACGAGGCCGGGTGA
- a CDS encoding CHAP domain-containing protein → MRAGFATPVAVLAGSLILLGCAPEQGAQPAFPSSELQLAAASARISTPSRPLQCVPYARRISGIEIRGDAWTWWRAAAGRYARRHTPMAGSVLVLGRSRQLRGGHIAVVEAVLNDRVILISHANWLNRGRVHENTPVVDVSPENDWSLVRIWYTPGRTLGGRSYPAKGFIYPKRPSA, encoded by the coding sequence ATGCGCGCAGGCTTTGCCACTCCCGTCGCGGTCCTTGCCGGAAGCCTGATCCTGTTGGGCTGCGCGCCCGAGCAAGGCGCCCAGCCGGCCTTTCCGAGCTCGGAGCTTCAGTTGGCGGCGGCCTCGGCGCGCATCAGCACGCCCTCGCGGCCGCTGCAGTGCGTGCCCTATGCGCGCCGGATCTCGGGCATCGAGATCCGCGGCGACGCCTGGACCTGGTGGCGTGCCGCCGCGGGCCGCTACGCCCGGCGCCACACGCCCATGGCCGGATCGGTCCTGGTGCTGGGGCGCAGCCGGCAGCTGCGCGGCGGCCACATCGCGGTGGTCGAGGCGGTCCTCAACGATCGGGTGATCCTGATCAGCCACGCGAACTGGCTGAACCGGGGCCGGGTCCACGAGAACACCCCGGTCGTCGACGTCTCGCCGGAGAACGACTGGTCGCTGGTTCGCATCTGGTATACGCCGGGACGGACCTTGGGCGGCCGCAGCTACCCAGCCAAGGGATTTATCTACCCCAAGCGCCCTTCGGCGTAA
- a CDS encoding DUF1178 family protein, with protein sequence MIRFDLRCRRDHHFEAWFRDNAAFEAQAAAGDLGCPVCGSHKVEKAIMAPRIARSADPSGPGQGARPHASVAMAKGGSPEEAQALRATLERLRDHVEATCDYVGEAFPEEARKIHYGETEARGIYGQASDTEAEALAEEGVEFSRLPLPRRDS encoded by the coding sequence ATGATCCGTTTCGACCTCAGATGCCGGCGTGATCATCACTTCGAGGCCTGGTTCCGCGACAACGCCGCCTTCGAGGCGCAGGCCGCGGCCGGAGATCTCGGCTGCCCCGTCTGCGGGTCCCACAAGGTCGAGAAGGCGATCATGGCGCCGCGCATCGCCAGGTCGGCCGATCCGTCGGGGCCTGGCCAAGGCGCGCGTCCCCACGCCTCGGTCGCCATGGCAAAGGGCGGATCGCCCGAAGAGGCGCAGGCCCTGCGCGCCACCCTGGAGCGGCTGCGTGACCACGTGGAAGCGACCTGTGACTATGTCGGCGAGGCCTTTCCCGAGGAAGCCCGAAAGATCCACTACGGCGAGACCGAGGCCCGCGGCATCTACGGCCAGGCCAGCGACACGGAGGCCGAGGCCCTGGCCGAGGAAGGCGTCGAGTTCAGCCGCCTGCCGCTGCCGCGCCGCGATTCCTGA